The sequence AGTGTCCAGAGCTCTCCCGATATCGGCTGAAACGGCAGCGGACTTAGCGCTGGAATTGTACGGAATAGTGGCGGTTGATGTGAATATCTTGGACGGCTACCGCGATGCGAACTTCTATATTAAATCTCAAAACTGCGAGGAATATGtgctgaaaataatgaatgctGAGCAGAGTAAAGTACCTAATCGAACTGGTaggtcagtcagtcagtcagtcagtcagtcagtcagtcagtcagtcagtcagtcagtcagtcagtcagtcagtcagtcagccaGTCagtcagccagccagccagtcagtcagtcagtcagtcagtctatcaggcagtcagtcagtctgtCCGCTTATAGTCAATCAGTCAATCAGTCACTTTACGATGACGACGACTTCTTTTTCAATTGTAGCCGCCCTGATTCAGATAATGCAGTATTTGCGTGAAGAGAAGGCTGCACCGGTTCCAAAACCGGTGAAAACTATAGATGGGAATCTTTACGAGATCAAAGAAATAACTTACAACAAGAAGACAATTAGTAAGTTTCGGTGCGTCGGAGCACGATAGTTAGATGACTCATTTACCTGATAATGCTATTCATCTGTGCATTCGAAGCGaaagattttaatttcaaataaaatcagttcacCTTTGCCAGCTCTTTTAACTTTTATCAATTCACTATATAAGAAATGAAAGTGTGTTCGGAAAAAACGAGACAAAAAAGAATCAAAACGAATTACAAAAAATACCTGCATACGAAATAAGACTTTATATGGAGACATTTGACCTGGAACTTGTGACCTAATTCTTACATAAGTTTGTGCGTTTGAAGTCCTGAAACTCGATAGCGTAATATCTACCCCAGTAACGGGACACAATTCTCACCGCACTGATTTCAAGTTATTTCACTTTGTTGCGAAGGATTCATGAAACTACTTGTGAACGAcctgggctgggtttcatagatgtggaagaaagaTAGTCCCttggaacattttgaaatttgtcagttataaccatggtttctcattgttactatggtggttgtcacccaaattgaggatttacccttaaggataactttgatactcagtctattaaaccgggcccaggatTTTGAGTGCTTTAACATAATGTTTTGCATGAATGATATATTGCTTTTCTATTGAATTTCCAATGTCTGTTTCATggattcaaatttcaatgatcGCTTTGAAAATGTCTTCGTTATCTCAGATACTGATGAATCCAGTGATTCGATGAAAAGTGGTTTGCATCTGGTGAGGTTACAGACGTTTCTACCGGGAACAGTTTTTCACGATATTCCAGCGGAGAAAGTTCCCAGTGGATTTTACTACCAGCTCGGTGAATCTGTCGCTAATCTACAAAAATCACTTCTGGTAAAATCAACAGCAAACTGAAgtaaatgtttgatattaattcaaaatatctcaATTGTGCAAAACGTGATTAGAATTAACTCGAGCCAGCTGCACAGTCCGCGTTTAGATTTAAGGCCAGTTTCGGACTTTCTAAGTTTTTAGACAATTTAACAACTTGTGAACCGTCTGAAGATTTAATACTACTTTTGGACTTTTGGAATTAAAATTACAATCGTGCAACTTGGCCCAGATGGTTAAATACCATGGTTGCAATCACATTGCAATCACCACTGtcactctggatccagttctacagttgcaagtaagagttaactccgagttaaagttagttcattttcgatgttttaacccggagtcaaatcttaacttagaactgtggaactggacccaggccTGTTATCCACCAGTTATAGCTCGCAGCCACCTTTAAGCAACTGCAGTCCAAAAAGGTTTCCATTTTCTAATGCTATTTTGTCTACTATAGGAATGTCGAGTTTCTCTTCCTCAAGTTCCACTGGAAGTTGACGAATGGAATCTAACGAACCTTCCTAAACTACGCGATTTACTTCAATTCGTAAATAATGCCGAACATCGACAAGTTTTTGACAACATAATAACAGAATATGAAGAAATTGTTCTCCCAAATCTACAGAATCTACGCGCAAGTAAGGACCGATGCTGAGCTACTTGATCCAGATACATATGAAGCCAGTTGCCCAAACGTTGTTTTAAGTTAATCAGCGGATAGTTAACATAGTGACAATAAGGGGTTTTGagttaatttagttttaattcGTACATGTTCAAATATACGACGCATCAGCCGAAATGATTCATCTCATTATAACTATTGATTTTTTAGTTCGACTAATTTATGTCATCAATCCGGTGGTTATTTCAACCAACTTTTAAGAAACTGTTTTACAGGATGATTCACTATAGAATCTGCGCGGTTTGTgctgtttttgaaatgaacaGTTTTAACCTTTACTCTTATACTCTACTATAGAGGATgtactttatttttttcaggtgTGATTCACGGTGATATTACAACTGAAAATGTAGTTGTCGCGGGTTTAAACAGCGAACAAACACATCTTTCCTTCATCGATTTCGACGACGCAAACGTCGCTTATTTGATATTCGACTTGGCGATCACTCTCACCTACTATACATGCTACAATAAGGGTCGTgatatctttgaaatatgCCGGGAGATTTTATCCGGTTACACTTCGAATTTCTACATTAGAGAAGAGGAGAAGCGCCTTTTGAAGACTTGTATCTGCGCTAGATTCGCTCAGAGTATGCTGATAGGATCGAGTATCTATGCGCAGGATCCGGCAAAGACATATGCTATAGATTCCTACCGTAATGGATGGTCAGTTCTGGAGAAATTCCGTGAAATCACGGATCTGTGGAATGCATGTTCATAAGAACAGCTTTTTATCAAACGATCttaagaaaaataatatttctaGCTTTTATCGCGTTATACTCTATAGGAGTCCACAGCCACTGTCGACCAGACTCTGCGCCATGCCGGTACACACCCCACGATAATGGCTTTTTACTAGAAATAGGTTTCCCCGTTTGCAACAAAGGAATTccattgaaaatttcattggCTTATAGTAGTATAGACCTGAAGCGTTGTCACGGTACTGCAGCCCTGGGTTTGAAACACCAACTATAAACACATAGGTAAAAGGAAAAACGAAACATTTATTTTCGAATTTAACCAATAAGGTAATAAAGAATCAAGTATTTCAATAAAGAATCAAGTATTTCAATAAAGAATCAAGAATTTTCGACTTCAACttaaagataataaagaatcAAGTAACACATACATGTAGTTAGAGAGAAGAGTTGTTGAGGAGCCGTTTCAACCCGATATCAAATCAACAAACCACGTAAGATACAGATAGACATGAATAAGTGAAGGTTTAAATGATTGCATTAGAAATTACGtgcgagctttcgctactgtAGAGTTGCTTCTTCGGGAAAAAGTAAGACTAAAGtcatttttacaaaaacaaCAGTATTTGACTGCTGTGAACTGATGTTTATCTCAGTGTAGGAGTTAACGAATAAAACCCATAGTTACTTCcgtaaaaacagtttattgcCTTACAGTTTCCAGGTTCAAACTAAACCTGTTTTATTTGAACCTCTAAACTGTAAGgcaataaactgtttttacgGAAGTAACTGTGGGTTTTACAGGAAGGGAAATTAATCAGAGAATCATGCGGAGTGATTGCGGGTAATTACAAATTAATTCCTAAAAATGCTGCGGTTTCCTCTTGATAGACTTTACTTATACACCTTAAGAAGCTTCTATAAGAGCAATAATTCATGATTTCTAATGAGTTAACCTGCACAGTGAATACCTGTATTCACGTCTATCTAGACACGTGTATTTTGTCAACATATTGATATGGAATTTCGACAGCTTATGATCGGTGACGCGGTTTTACGAGCATGTCCGAGTAAAAACTGAACAGAGCTTTCGAACTTTTCTCTGTTCTTCCTCTTCAATTTGCTGCTCTTCAGCTACAACCATCGCCCAGACGGATAACATCATTGCGTAAATCGGTAACAATTTTACAATTCCACCTACAATTGAACACGGATGACGTAGTATATCAGGGGTTGTTGAATCAATTGCagatcacaatatccgtgataaaacgatacgagtagaatcccacaataaatgaattaaatgataaaatgtttatctaaaacatatgagaaatatttcgggtggttactaccacccttcttcagtctaaaatgacttttagactgaagaagggtggtagtaaccacccgaaatatttctcatatgttttaaataaacattttatcatttaattcatttattgtgggattttactcaTATCAGGGGTTGGTTTGGAACTGGTGCATACTTACAGCTTGGAGGAGTAAGATTCGCCCTAAAACCGGTGAATGTGACTATAATGTTTTGGAAAAACCTCCCCTGATTCTGAGATTCACAGTCCTAATGCTACCGGAGTAAAGCCCAGTTTACAAAGTATTTATCAATGATTTACACAGTTGAATACACGCGGTTCTGTTTGAGACGAAACTCGCTTATTACGATAGTTTCCATCATCTGGGctaagatatttatatcaatgaaGCTTTGGATAATACGAAACCCGTTTAAAACgacaatttcacttttgccCAAATGATTCGTATATCAACGGGGTTCCATTACATAAAATGGATCCAGCCACCAAAAAAGACTTCATCAAATCTAGTAACCTATAGTTTGGTAGTTTAGGGagttaatttagttttaattcGTACATGTTCAAATATACGACACATCAGCCGAAATGATACATCTCattataaatattgattttttagtTCGACTAATTTTCATGTCATCATTTTTTTGTCATCATCATGCTATTTATAAACACCCATGCAATCAAACTGTTTACTTACTAATCATTTTGACCGAATGAACGACTGCGAAACCTCCGAACTGTTAAAAAATTCGTCTGAAAATGTTAGATATTAAAAAGATATAGatatatgataatgatatataatatgaaatatatacctCGATAAATTTTGCTTGAAAAAGACGGGTAGGCGAAATCTCAATGAACAATGGAAACTTATTAATTAAAGTCCCACAATCGGAAAGCCGAAAGGTTATGTCACATAGTTCTTAAACATTCGatacataaaatattttctatttccttGAAAATGGTTAGTGGGAAACCGAAAAATCGATATTTCATAGTAAATTTTAGCATTTCGATATCTCAACTCTGATTGTgagatttggatttttatgttttaattatTGAGAGATTTCGCCGTTTATTGAAGCAGTAGTGACATTCCCTACCTTGTAGTAATTAAGATTCTTTTCAACGTCTGATATTTCAGGGATAAAAGATTCAGCTAAAAGATAATCGCTTCGCAAATTAGGAAATGTTTGAGTTAACTAATTCTAAATACCATGGCGCTATACTAAAGCGATCCACCAGCCTGGTGGTAATAGCCGCTGTACGCATCCCTTACCTCTACTATTAGATCCCTTCAATGCGTATTGCAATATGAAGGGTTCAAAATACGACACGTTTAATGTGAAAATTATATgcgaaaaatatttgttttaccGAAAAAAACTCCATTTTGGGGGAATAAACATCTGTCTGAGCGCGACAGGTGtctgaaatatgaaaccaATTGAGGCAATAGTCTGTGCAGTTTCTGATCCTCGCCGACTGAAATTATGCTTGTTTTCTGTCATTTGAAACCGAATTGTGACAAATAATCGATATAAGAACACGTCAGACCACTGTAATTCGTTCGACGTTTGACCATATGTCATCAATccatgtaccggtatatgtaTTTTAGAACTTTCCTTAAAATCCCTAAAGAAAAATCTTCCTATCTTAGATATCATAGAGGTCCTAATACTCTATTCCAGAACAAGTCATTCTTAAACAagcttttcatttcattcccCTTTTAAGCTACTCAATGTTAGGTTTTAGAATATAGTGATCTTACAGCAGGTTTATCTCAACACCAGTTCTTATGTGGAGTTTCGACTCGATTTAATGAGTTCTCAAATTGTAAATGAATTCGTTAATTTAAACCTGTTGAACTCCGAATCAAGGTGATATCATATAGACTATTAAACTATAGTCGTATATGTTACCACGCATTAATCTTATATTATACGTTTATTTGTCTGTTATaatgtgttattttttcattgacaAATGATGTGTTTAGTAATTATAAACATTTGAACGCTCCACCCAAAAATAAGAATATACAACtgtaccgtacggtgctgacgctatgctcatcgttagcggatcTTTCATACACCAATATTAGCCACCCCTGGTAGTTGAGTCATATCGAATGCCAGAGTCGATTCgtgttagtgtatgaaaaatccgctaacgatgagcatagcggcagcaccatacggtgtATTTGTATTACAACATATTGAGTGCAATTATTGTTTCTGTAACATATTGTTTTTCTTATATTCTCTGTGATGTTTTATAATTATAAATACTTCTTGAGGTCACTCTAGTTACCTATCGTTGAGGTGATGAGCgtgaataaatttcatttcaatttcaccgTCATTAGTAGACTTTGGTGTAGGCCCAATGTTGCCCGCGagtgtctggtgtttgtagttcatttacaATCAAATAAAGATATCCTCGGTGAAGATCTGAACACAAATGAATTGTGGGTGTCTAGCTGAAGGTTGCAGATTCATTCCACCAAACATGGATTGGAAGGAAATATTAAATACATCAAACAAGTTGATTTTTCAATGTCATGTATTAAAATAGTATATTTTTTCTCTACTTTATATTTACAAACTTTCACCTAgtgaagaaaaagaatttattgCCATCACAAAAATTCGACAATATCTTATTGTAGCAAACATGATTAGAAATTCAACAGAGACAAGACTTTGAATCGATCAGCCACGTCCATTCattcatcataaaaacaaAGCTATTACACTTAAACTTAACTTGGGTCGTCATCATTTGAACAAGTCATCTAATTACTGAACTCATCACTATTTTTGATTCCTAATCtgttatttcaaattaaatttactaagtgtaagtcataaTTTTGATCAATCGTCAACATAATAATCGTCTAAACTACACCGATTTAAGCAAGTTtgaccatattttcaaaatttaataatCCACAAATAACATGTACACGTGTATAACCCTTACCAATTTTCACCGGCACAACAAATTATCTACAAAAACCACGacagaatttcaaaataattcataataaaatgCATGAAGAAACAATAAACATCAGGACAAAATATGCAAAGATATAATTAGAAGTTATTTGTTCAAATATTGGCGACACTTGCACGTTTCATATCAGAATATCAATATAGCACTCAGTGTTCTCATTGGCCAGTTAGCTGAATGACCTCACAAAATGGACCAATCACAATAGAGAACTAAATGTctgtatgtacatatatatatcacaATATTCTGTATTGTGCACAAATACTGATTGTATATTCTACAAAGAGATGAGCTGGTGGGGCAAAGGTCCAGCCTAACGCCCATGGCAGAATCGAGCCCACAGTTACCTGTTGAATCGAGCCCATGGCAGAATCGAGCCCACAGTTACCTGCTGAATCGAGCCCATGGCAGAATCGAGCCCACAGTTACCTGCTGAATCGAGCCCATGGCAAAATCGAGCCCACAGTTACCTGCTGAATCGAGCCCATAGCAGAATAGAGCCCAGTTACCCGTTGAATCGAGCCCAGTTACAGCAGAATCGTAAGGAAAATGTTATGATGTATATTTAGTTTATGTTGTTGATGGAGTGAATGTTGCTGTTGTTACTGATGAGTATGGTATTGTTGTAGTCTGACGTGTCGTCGGGATCATCGTATAATTAGACGTGAGGAATTCTTCATGAATATGAACGTCTCCTGATGAGAATCCATTCAGTCGTTTCAGGGCATCCACGACACCGATCACAGTCCTACAAAACAgagcaaaaatatcaatataggtACAGCAGAATCAGAAATCCACAGATGTTGGTGTTAAGTTTGATTTCTGGTTTAGAGTTGAGTTGATTGCCGATGTTTAAACCCGACCGTAAAATCTAACCGGAGATCTCTGGTAGAGATTGATTGGGCGAGTAGAAGAGCTaggttttgtttgttttgtgttGTGTTGTTTATCTTACTTTACTTGGTTTCCCAAAATTAACTATTGGCTAATTCATCATGGAGGTTTAAATCAATGACTCTTTTTAGagtcaatgattaaaagaaattGGGTCGGTGGAGTCAGATATGGAGACAACTGATGTTAGATCGTAAGGGGACTGTTCTTATTGTGAAATAGACAAAACTTcatcaaaattcatcaaaatctttcatttccaatgtgtACGTGTATAAATGAAAACACGAAATTAACTGAAGGAATTTCACGAGTGATTTAAAATCCGCAGAACTTGCCGTAAAAGTATTGATTAGGTACTAAAAcggataaaaagaattgaaaacaatgattttacaCTGTGTAAGAATAACACGTAGTTTGTGaatcataatgaaaatgatctgTGCTacatttaaagaattagaaaatctatttattttaattcataGTGTAACAGTGAATGATAAATAcgtattattgtttttttctatacTGTgactagagagagagagagagagttgtTGCTTCAGAAGTTCATAATAGAAGGTTTTACGGGATAGAACACAAACCCAGATTAACACTATAGACTCCTAGAGACTTCTAGGCCGAGTTCCACACTTactgttgaatttgaatttagatttagaattagttcatttccaatgtgtCCAACTCTTAAGTCAAGTTATAACAGAGAAAATTATAGAACTGGCTGCAGAATTCAGTTCCCCAATTGTGAGTTCAAGTTTACGCTCGAGACAAATCTGAACTCACAACTGCCGAACTGGATCTGTTCCTTGAAAAATTACTCATTCTCATTAACGCCTAAAAAGGCCAGCAATTTGTCTCTGGGTTGTGCTGTACATGAACCAGAAATAATACGATAACTAAACATTCTCCAACTCACCCTATCACACAGTGCACAAAAATCCAAGACAGCTAGAATTTGTgataagtaattttttttttctttaagtcGTCATAAATTATGTTAATAAATATAAGATTTTGGTCGCTCATCTCGTGTGCACCATtcaataatacatgtacaatctTACTCGATTAAGTCATGATGTTGTTGTAATGATTATTATGTAAACGACTTGTCCAAAAGATGACAAGATTTGTAGAGTAGACGTGTTAACTGGGTTTAGAATAAATAACGAGATGAGTAGTgctgtataggttaactatttatttgaagcACAAGCTTTCACGACTAATGTATAGAAGAAGCTTAATCACAAtaattcacctgatgaagcttctatacattagtagcgaaagctcatgcgtcaaataaatagttaacctatacagtactactcgtctcgctATTGattccaaatgatgacttacacttagtaaattgagtacttagtaaattgagttagaaatacaaattgagactaaaaaatagagatgacttcagtaatgtgacgacttatccaaacgTCGATTTACACTTAgcaaattgagactcaaaatcAGAGATGACTTATCTGATGACGACTTACTTAAGTTTGactgtacatgtataaagACTACtgtgatgaatacaattaaGTGTGACATACATTTCATAACTAACACATGCACCTTATATCTGAAAGTGAACCAGCAGCCCATACTAAAACAAACTGAacctggttccacagttccgagtgaAGATTTGATtgtaactcagagttaactctaactcacaactgtggatctggatcctgagttcacagttaactctaactcacagctgtggaactggatcctgagttcagagttaactctaactcacaactgtggatctggatcctgagttcacagttaactctaactcacaactgtggaactggaacctgagttcacagtaactctaactcacaactgcggatctggatcctgagttcagagttaactctaactcacaactgtggaactggaacctgagttcacagtaactctaactcacaactgtggaactggaacctgagttcacagttaactctaactcacaactgtggaactggaacctGGTACACACACTGTAGTATAGACCTCCTGTTTAACGGCTACTTACCCGAGTACGCCGATTAAAATCAGTGTAATATCAACAGTTGTTTGCCACTTAGACAATGATCTgtaaacaaaaatatagataACAAATATTTAATAGTACCGGTGCTAGAAAAGGGTTAAACCTTTGATGGAAAAGGGTTAAGGTATAGAAATAACTTTACAATAGCACAATTTAGGGAGCCTCTAAAAGGATTGTTGTACACAaagtaattatttcaatttttaatggaaattaaaatatttgaatcttGAAATTTGGGTaaaaattttcagtttagttTGTTAATATTGAATCAGTATTTTCAGCAGCATTACGTGTGAATTTCTGTATTCACTACTTACCCTTTATAGatagataaatgaaataatccgGGTAGAATGAATGCTAATAGCGTACAACAGCTTGCTCCGACTAGAGCCATTAAATTAGCAAAATTAGGTATAACCATCACGACGATACCGGTCATGATAACCAACACGAACCGCAGTAAATTCTAGAAAACAAAACACATATAAATAGCACCCTGATTCATCGGGTGAAATTAACGTGGACTTTATGATTGTACGACAATAAAATATCTGATGGGTGTCACGTGcaagaaacattttcaaatgaaaatgtctcgGGTCGAGATGCAGTAGACCTAAAGCCAGTTCTAGTCAagggcttagatttaagaacagtctaagaccaactccATTTGATAGCtcatctaacaacttgagaccagtatCAAGATCACTTTTGGTCATAGGTCACCACTGTGCAAGTCAGCTCTGGTGAAGTGTTGGCCATTTGTTTTAGTTGATGATGTTTTTAGGGTTAGGGTCCCGATATACATACCCCTAACCATACAGACTCATACGGAGCTCGTAGTAATTTTACTTCTAATAAATGAACGACAGGAAACATCATgactagaaaaataaaataatcaaatcattttaaaagtCATAGTGAAGAGTTAAAACATAGGAAGTGAACTAAAGTGAcagtggaactagat is a genomic window of Tubulanus polymorphus chromosome 5, tnTubPoly1.2, whole genome shotgun sequence containing:
- the LOC141906361 gene encoding hydroxylysine kinase-like codes for the protein MFKNLVSRALPISAETAADLALELYGIVAVDVNILDGYRDANFYIKSQNCEEYVLKIMNAEQSKVPNRTAALIQIMQYLREEKAAPVPKPVKTIDGNLYEIKEITYNKKTINTDESSDSMKSGLHLVRLQTFLPGTVFHDIPAEKVPSGFYYQLGESVANLQKSLLECRVSLPQVPLEVDEWNLTNLPKLRDLLQFVNNAEHRQVFDNIITEYEEIVLPNLQNLRASVIHGDITTENVVVAGLNSEQTHLSFIDFDDANVAYLIFDLAITLTYYTCYNKGRDIFEICREILSGYTSNFYIREEEKRLLKTCICARFAQSMLIGSSIYAQDPAKTYAIDSYRNGWSVLEKFREITDLWNACS